In the Prionailurus viverrinus isolate Anna chromosome A3, UM_Priviv_1.0, whole genome shotgun sequence genome, AGATGTGGTGTTTATATACAGCAGAGTACTACTCagcatcacaaagaatgaaatcctgccatttgcaatgacgtggatggagctagaacgtAGTATTATGtcaagcaaagtaagtcagagaaagacaaataccatatgatttcactcatatatggaatttaaaaaataaaacagatgaacatatgggaagtgggggaagagaagagagggaaacaaaccataagagacttagatacagagaacaaactgaggttgatggagggaggggggtgggggacgggctagatgggggatgggcacgaaggagggcacatgttgggacgAGCACGGGGTGTCGTATGTgagtgatgagtcactgggttctgctcctgaaaccactATCGACTtaatgaactagaatttaaataaaaatttgaaaaaaaaaaaaaaaaaaaaagacatgtgagTCTGGTTCAACATTAAAAATCAGTCAACATTTTCCACTGATACAAGGTGCCCAGAGTAGTTGTGTCCACAGAGACAGAAGTAGAGGGCAGGGCAGGTGAGGGGGcagtgggtggggcaggggcagggcagggggagcaggggcGGGCAGTGTGAGGACCACGTTCTCGAGTTCTCGTCTGGGAAGATGAAGGAGTCCTGAGGGCAGGTCATGGGGACGGTCACACTGAAATGTGGGTGTGCCCAGTGTCATTgaaacagacacttaaaaatggctaaaatggtgaattttatattatatacgCTTGACCACAACAAAACACTAATCAATGTAATTCACTGCATTaactaaggaagaaaaatcatacGATCACACCAATAACGGAGAAAAAGCGTtagacaaaattcagcatccgtTCATGATAAACaccctcagcaaactaggaatggAAGGGAAATTTCTTAATCTGATAAAGATCATCTactaaaaacttaacaaaaaaccTCATATTAATTACAAAGCACAAACACTTTCTCTCCAAGATCAGGAACGAGGCCgggagatttttctcttctgcccaGATTACGTATCAGAAGTCACAGCCGGCGCGATGAGGCAGTAAAAGGAAATTGCAGGCATACAGATCGGACGGGATGAAATGAAACTTTCTCTATTCACGGACGACAGGACTGCCTGCACAGAAAACCCCGGGAAACCTACAAAATTATTTGCAGAATTCATACGTGTGCTTACCATGGTCACAAGACACACATCAACCCACAAACCCACTCACATTTCTCTATGCTGGCCGTCAACGacgggaaagagaaaaaattttaagagccCGTGTGCAATAACCCCAAACACGAATACTTAGGTGTAACCTAACCGAGCACGTCAGGATCTGTGTGCCGGCAGAGGCACAGTGACCGCGGCAAAGGGGACCTAACCGAACAGAGGGCTGCGTTGTGCTTGGGGACCAGATGTCTCAGGGCTAAGATGCCAAGTCTCCCCCCCACTGAGCCACACACTGTCCCAGTTTAAATCAAAACCCCTGCGGGCGCTTCTGTGGATGCTGAGAAGCGGATTCTGACATTTACATAGAACACAAAGGAACGAGAGTAGCACAGGGCTTCTGGGAAAGAACAGGAGGACCGAGGAGCCCGCCGTCTGGAACACCCCCCACAAGGCTGCGGTGCTGGAGGCAGTCTGGGGGCAGGGACGGCGCAGACACGCGGACGGAGGAAGGTCTGGGCAGAGCCCCGCACGGGAGGTCAGGTGACTCTTGATGGAGGTGCCAAAAAGCTTCAGCGCAGAGAAGATCGTCTTTTCTCGAGCGGCACTGACCGAAAAGACAAGCATCCATAGCTCACCCTGTGGAAAAATGAACTCAGAACAGATCAGAAACCTGCACGTGAAACATAAATGACGAAGACGATGGAAGGAACCGGGGAAGGGGATCTTCGTGAATTCCTAGACACAACACCAAGAGGGTGATGCGTTGAAACGTCTGGTAAGTTGGAGTCTGTCAAAAGGACAGCTGTTTGCTCGGTGACAAACAAGGTCAGGAAAATGCACAGATAAACCACAGGGGAGAAAATGCTTGCGAAGCACGTACCTGCACAGAGGACTCGTATGCAGTTTTCAAAACTCTCAaaattcagtaagaaaacaaGTCAGTTTAAAACctctggggggctccgtcggttaagcctctgacttcggctcaggtcagaatctcgcggttcgtgggttcgagccccgcgctgggctctgcgctgacagctcggagcctagagcccgttttggatcttgtgtctccctctctctctctgcccctcccctgcttgtgctctgtctctctctctctctctcaaaaatacataaacactaaaaatgaaaaaaaatacgtAAATAAAAACTGGGCAAGGTACCGAAACCGACATGTTGTCAGAGAAGGCGCACAGGCGCGGACAGAGCGTGGCGAGCCGCTCCACGGCACAGATCATTAGGGAAGCGCAAACCAAACCTCAAGGTCTCACGGCACGCCCCTGGGGGCTGGAGGAAAACAAGGGTCGCGCCTACGACAGCCGGTACGGGCAGCCGCAGAGCGCCCGGAGGTTCTATACGGCACCTCCACCTGGGAAAAGCTTGGCCGTTTCCTAAAAGGTCGAACACCCTCCCGTATGACCCGGCAACCCAGCTCCCTCCTCAGGATTCACTCCGGAGAAATGAGAACGCACGTTCACACTGAAGCCGGAACCAAGGACGAGCTGCTGCTCAAAACTGGAAACGAGCCAGTGCCCCTCACCCGGCCAACGGATACGCAGACGTGGTCCAAGCTTCAACGGAATCCTCCTAAAAGGAGAAAGAGCTCTCGACTCAGACGACAGCGAGCACCGTGgtaagtgacagaagccagactcGGGAGGTGACGCCCCGTGAGGCTCCATTtacgtgacattctggaaaaggcgcGAGGCTGGGAGGACAACAGATCCTGGGACGGGGCACGCCTGCCCCAAAGCAACAGGACAAGACAAAGCTTTGGGGCGACAAGACTGGCCGCGATGCTCTGAGCTGCGGTTACGGGGCTGTGTGCGTTTGCCAGAACTCGgaaggaagcaaaaggaaagtGATTTTTACTAGGCGTAgatcttaaatctttttttaagtttatttatttgagagagcgggCGTGTGTGCacgcgggagaggggcagagagagagaaggagagagaatcccaagcaggctccaggctctgagctgtcagcacagaggctgatgcggggctcgaactcacaaaccgcgagatcatgacctgagctgaaatcaagagttggacgcttaaccgactgagcccccaggagcccctctaggggtaaactttaaaataaaaggtttctggCAGGACCCGGGGGGTGCACGAGGACCCCCAGAGCGTGGACGCACACGGATGACAGAAACAGCTCCCAGCCCCGGGACGAGGACCCTCCCGGGAGGAGAGCAGCTCTTGTTGCCTTAAAACCACAGATCGGGGGTCCCGGTCTCCCCACGAACGCCGCTGTTCTGTGGTGTGCGCGTCACGTAGCCCTCACGCGGCGCCCGGGGCCGTCCCAAGCACCCCAAGGGTCCTGACCCACTGGGCCGCGAGCCGCCACCCGCAGCTGGTGGACAAAGAAATGAGGTGCAGGTCGTGTCGCTTGGCCAGGGTCCTACGGCTGGCCAGCGGTGAGGCCTCCGTGCTGCGTGCCCCCGAGGGGCCCtactgcccccctgcccccgccccgcccccacaccAGCCCAGGGTGATGACGCAGGGGTGCGGTCCCGCAGGCTGCAGGGGAGCAGCCTCCTGGCTGGACCCGAGGAGCCCGGCCCTCACCGGATGGCACCAGGCCGGGCCGGCCACACGGCCCCTAGTGGCTGCACCTTTGCCGGTGGCTGCTGGGGACGGCAGGGGTCTCCGGGGCCCAGGCGGAGCCCAGGGCCGTGAGCTCGGCAACACTGTGCTCCTCTGGGTGTGGGAGTCAGGCCCTTGTCCCCTGTGCCTCCTGGGCCCCCAGCACCGGCTCTCGGTGCGAGCGGAGAGGAGACGGGGCTGCCGGGCTTTGAGCTCCCCGCGAATGTTCCCAGGACCCCTCGGGTCCTTCCGGGCCATTAGGCCTTCAGGAGGACCATGAGAGGGGACCTGGTGCCCTCCCAGGGCCTTCACGGGGTGAGGTCTCTGAGCACCCTCAGCTTGGTTCCTGAAGCGCTCACTGACACGTAATTCAGTCATGAAATTACCCCTCAGTCCACAGCTCCACGAGCTCTGATAAAAGCCCTGGCACGTAAGGGACACCAGTCAGGAGGCAGGACACTGATGGCCCAAAGTcgaccccacccccagcccgtcAGCCACTAATCTGTCCCCAGTGCTGTCCCTTTTCCGGAATGTCGGTGGTTTTCTGACGGTGCTGCTTTCGCTCAGCATGTTCCTTCGGGGACCCCGACGCTTCACGGGCGAGGAAAGGCCCGAGACCCCGCAGACGAGGGCGGACAGCAGTCAAACCTGGACCCAGGAAGTGGGAGTGGGCGAGGCTTAATGGGGACGCAGAGCCCTTCCCGACTGACGGCCGAGTGCTGGCGGTGGGGACGGCTGAACCGGTAATCTGCTGGGTGTGCGTCACCACAATGGAAAACAAGAAAGGCTTCAGATGCCTTTTCTCCTCGTAACACAAGCCACTGGGAGACCAGATGGGGTGTGTGGCTGTTCCTTCTGTGCTGGAGGGAAAcaaagccccgccccccccccccagccccgacATCATGAGCAGGTGGGATACCCTCCCCCCGctgccaggcaccccccccccccccaggaccgCCCGTCCTGCAAGCCTGTCCTCCCTCGGTGGACACTCTGCCCTCGGGCAGTGCCCGGCTTTGACAGCTGGCTCGCAGCCTTCACGGCGATTGCCCTTTCCGGCCCAGCGTCCAACTggaaaccccgcattgggcttacCGGCCCCGTCTCTTTAATCCCCAGGGCACTGGCGCTGATTTCAGAAGGTCCCTCACTTAGGAGGCAGAGGGGGACCCATGCTCTGGGGGGGGCCACCGCGCCCTCAGTGCCCAGGGTGGGGGGATGTGATGGTACCAGCTGGGAGCTGGGCACTCTGGCATCCGCCGCGTCCCCCACTGCCCTGTCACGTTGGTGGGGACCCTGCGGCTCGCTACCCTTTACCCACGAGAGTGCCAGCATCACTGAGGCCGGCCGGCCGCGACCACCGGGCCTGTGGCTCACAGGCAGGGGCAGGAACGGAGAGTCGAGGTGCCGCAGGGCAGAGGCCCTGAGAAAATGCCTCCGGGTCTAATTTTACTGGATCCAATTTCCTCCCACTTTGTGGAGGCAGGTCCTGGCTGCCTCTGCCCCCGCGGAGCCACGTCAGCCCTTGAGGGCCCGTGATGGAGCTGCCTCGGCTCTGGGCAGGGGGGTGCGGGGCGCCAGCTCCTCCCCCACGCCCCTGCTCCTCCGGAAAGACGGTGTATCCCTGCCGGGGACACGCCTGTCTAGGAAGGTGAACAAAGGAGCAGGGAGCCCCCAGGAGCAGGATCCTTCGGCCGCGCAGCTGCTGCGAGGCCCGCGGGGGCTGGAAACAGCAACAATGCAGTGACGGCTCCAGAGCCCTCGCTGGTGCCCACTGGGCTCCCCGGCTCCTGCCCTGCGCTCGGAGGGGGGGGCTGTCCCCGACTCagctcccccgcccctgccctcgcCCGGGCACCGCGGTGCGCGCGGGGTCGCTCTGCCCCGGGAGGCTTCCGGGCTCCCTCCGGCCCTGCCCACGGAGCAGATTTCTCCGAGGGCGGACACACTTTGCCGCTGGTTTGAGCATCACAGAGACCATACATTTACCAAAAAACAGCAGAACCAGGTCTCCCCGGAGGCAAGGCCCTACCGCCCCCAGGACATTCGCCAGGGACAGGGCAAGACGGCCTCGGGGCACCACGTGAGCGCTCGCTTGGGTCCCTGGGATTCTGCCCAGTCATGTCCCTCAGCACCGAGGGCTGGGGTGACCCTGATCCTGGGGGCCGATGCGCACGGCACCTGTTAGGGAAGGATGGGTCCTGAGCTTCCCTCACCAGCCTGCTGCACACGCCGGTCCCCCAGATCCTGTGCCCCGAGCAGCACAGAGGCCTCCCTACTTTTGACGGAAAAGATGGGGCCTCCCAGACCACCCGCTGTTAACTGAGCTGCACAGACAGCCTGCCGTGTGGACAGGATGCTGCACGGGCACACGGTCAAGTACAGCTGCGTgtgcttgtgtatgtgtgcatgcgtctgtgtgtgtgtgcgtgtgcaacctgtgtgcacacgtgtgctcaTGTATGTGTGCAAGCATCTGTGcacgtgtgtctgtgtccaagcaCACACGTGTGTTTATGTGTAATACGAGCACATACGTGTCTGCGTGTGCCTCTTTGCATGTCGACGTGCACGCGTGTGCACGTCCGTGTGTCTCTGGGTATCTCCATGTTCGTGCATGTATGTCTGtgcatgtgtctctgtgtgtgcaccTGTACGTGTTTGCATACGCGTGGCCACAGTCCCCAGGCTTGAGAACACCGGTCCGGAGGTCAgcgcctcccctcctcccttctctaaCTGGGAGAACACATGGGGACAACACGAGTCTAGGGAGCTGGGGCTGGCACCAGGCAGAGCTGGTGACCAGGTTAGCGACCGCCTTGGGGCAGGCGGCATATTTGCTGCTGAGTCCTGGGTCAGGCTGGGGGCCGCCGGGATTATGAGGCTGGACAAGCCCCTGGCCAGGTCCGATCTGAACCAGATGCACAACCCCCCCAGGCGTCTGCCACCCCTGGTCACCGGTCCCCTCGGCTCACTGCCTTTGGAACTCGCCGCACTCAGTAAGCGCTCAGGTCGCATTCGCCGGAGGGATGGGCATCCCACCCGAGCAGCAACAGAGAGCgtggctgaggtcagagcagGGACCCGGCAGGGCTGCGTGGGACCAAACACGACCCAGCCCGGGGCAGATCCACAGGAGCAGGGCCACCGGTGCGGCCCGCTGCCCAACCCCGGGCAGACACCTGCGTGTACGGTGGAGGCGAAGGTTCTCAGAGGAACTTTCTAAGGGGAGGGCCCCTCGGTGGCTGGTGCGCGCATGTCTTTCACTCAGGACGGCTGCACTGGAACCAACAGTGCGCTGGAAAGCCTGAGTCCAGTTCCCTCCTAGGGCCAGAGGACGGACCGGATTAGGGAACGTGGCAGGCTCCGTGGGCTCCTCCTGCCAGACGCCCTTGTCACCTTGGGGCCCAGGGCCTGGGGTCTCCGCTGGCCCGGGCGTGGCCCTGCCCTCTGTACGAGCTCCCCTCGGCCCAGCTCCAGGCTACCTGCTCAGATAATGAGATACCTGCTCAAGATGTGTTCGGCAGTGACCATTCTAAGCTGCTCAGATATCTGACTGAACCACCTCATTTCTAAGCACTAGTTTGCATGTAAGTGCCCAGCATGGGCTCGTGCggatggtggggaggggcggcggggggggggggggacgctgGTGGCCTCCTGGGGGACACACAGGCTGGGAGAGGCCCCCGCTTTGGAAAGAGGGTCCATTCGATCGGCCAACGGCTGCACGCTTCCACCATGGCCGGTGAGAGGGCGACGCACGGATGGACACAAGCACCCAGCCCCTGCCGGGCAGACGTCGCTGCTTAAAAGACAGTGGACGTTCGCCCCCTGTCCTGCCAAGCGGCCCAGAGGCCCGAGGGGGGAACGTCAACCGGGGGCACCTCTCCTGAGAGGGAGGGGTCGTGGAGAAGGGCCCGGCCACACTCCTGCCGTCCGCCCTCGGCCGTCAGCACGGAGGGAAGGGCGCCTGGAGGGAGCCCTATCAGTCCTTCCCAGCACAAGGCTGCGGCCGATCTGGGGGGCGTCAGGAAGCCAGCGAGCGTTTGGTAAATGCTGGGGCAGCACTATGTCCGTGGGTGCAGAAGCGGGGGCTGTCCCGTAGTCAGTGCTCAGCAGACATCCTGACGAATGACACGCCCTGGGCAGTGTGGCTGTGGCACCCTCTGAGCACAGGGACTGGAGAGACGGCCCTTTGAGAGGTGAAGCAGTGTCACTGAGGCGTCTGATCGCGTGGGGCCAATGGAGAGGacgctttgggggggggggggcgtgcccAGTCTGCTCTGCTGTGGTTTGTTTTGATGATCCAAACCCGACCGCTCCCGCCAAGGCCCGAGAGCCAAAGGGGCGGGGGTCCGAGTGGAGGCgtctcctggggtgggggcggcgaGTGTTACTGACTCGACTTGCTGACCTGAACGGCCGCATCATACCTTCAAAGGGCAGGCGGGAGTGGCCCCGGGCCCAGCCGAGCGAGACAGGAGCAAGGGAGAAGGCCTCGGGAGGAGCGGGGACAACTTCCCACCGTTCACTGCATGCGGCCCTGCGTGCCCTTGCCTCCTGTGCAGATAGGCGGCTGGGCTCTACCCATTTCCCTGCTAtgtgtggctggggtgggggtgcctctCCACGCAGGGGACCCCGTGGCCACAAGTTCTCAGTGCAGGTGTGGGGGGGCCACTCGTGGTGGGGTCAGCCAGAGCCCAGGGAGTGACGTACAGATGACAGCTCCTACCCCACTCCCAGCATGAGTCCTGCCGGGCCGTGTGGAAGGACAGCCCAGGGGGACAGtggccccccagccccgcccaccgtccccaccccacctgcacCTCCGTGACTACCCGATTCCTGGGGCCGTGACGCCGTCCACGGTGGCATTTCTGTCCTGGCCTGAGAAACCTTGTCTCCAGGGCCAGAACCCCCCGCCTGCCAGGAGGCCTTGTCGGAGCCGATTCCCGGGGAGCCGATTCCCGGCGGAGGGCTCCCGCCTGGGCTCTCGCGACACCTTGTTCGGACCCTCGGGCTCCGGAGTTACCCGCCTCACGTGGGCCCCCCACCGTCACCACGCCCAAATGCCGAAGCCCTTCCCAGCAGAAGCAACTTTTCACCAGCACCCACCCAGACAGTGCTCCTGAACGTGCCGCGTGCAAGCCCTTCCCACACGCTTCCTCCTCGATCCTCTGCCACTTGAGGCCACGGCTGTGATCACCCTggttcacagatgggaaaaccgagGCTTACCTAAGGAACCGGCCCCACAGGGCATCAGGCTCAACTCCACCTCCCAAGTTGTGAGCAGGGGGCAGAGCAGCCAGGAGGCccggtgggcgggggggggggggggggggggggggggagcagtgcTGACCCCCGGGGGCTCTGCCGCAGAGGAGAGGACCCGGCCTCTTGGGGTCACACAGCCTTTTGAGAAGCCGATGAAAGGAATGGCCTCCGGCATGCACACCGGGTTGGCGAGACGGCTGAGGCCCATCCGTGGACCCTCAGAGGCCTCGCTGATCTGAGGGCCCAGCCCCCTTGGATAGACGGAGGGGATGAGATGGGGGGGCAAGGTCTGGCCGCGCTGGAGTGGCAAGGTGGGAAGAGGGGGGCAGGCTGATCCTGAggacccctgcccccatctccttCCCAGCTTCCGAGTAAAACTTCCGGTGACGTCCTCTAGCGCGCTGTCCCCAGAGGGGCACACAGACTGGAAACTActtttggggtgggggaaagagaagccCGCAGCTTCCCTGAGGAGAGCCTGCCGACCTGGGGGGGCCCCCCCGCGAGACCCCTGTTTCCACCCAGCCCTCCTCCCGCGCGAAGCAGCCGCTCACCTGGATGACGACCTTGATCGTGGCGGTGCCCACTATGGGGTGCACACCAGGCCGCCGGGGTGATGGCCGTCGGCGCTGCGGTTCTGCTGGCCCATGGTGAAGGGCATGGGCAGGGCCAGCAGGCCCGAGGCCAGCCAGATGGCACTGATGAACTTCTTGGTGCGGCTGCGAGACATGAGGGTCTTGGCCTTGAAGGGGGTGGCAGATGGCCAGGTAGCGCTCCACGCTGAGGCTGGCCACGTTTGAGGGCGGTGGCGTAGGTGCAGGCGTCGCGCAGGAAGTAGTAGCCTCGGCAGCCGGCGTCGCCGAAGGCCCAGGGGTGGTGCACCCAGATGAAGTTGTACAGCTCCACGGGCATGGCCAGCATCAGAATGAGCAGGTCGGAGAGCGCCAGGCTGCCCAGGTGGTAATGCACCGTGCTCTGCAGGCTCTGGAGCGACTTCTTGCGCGCCAGCGTGAACGCCGTCACCGAGTTGCCCACGGTGCCCACCGCGAAGAGCGCCAGGTACACGGCGGTCACCAGCACCTTGGAGTAGATGTCCGTGTTCACATCCAGGTCGCTGCTGGGCGCCGCTCGGAGGCGCTCGGACTCGTTGCCTGAGCCGTTACCGAAGCCGGGGACCAGGAGCGCCGCCTCCAGCCCCGAGGGTGGCAGCGGAAGGGTTTGGCGCCGGCGCGCCCCGCGGACCCGGCGCCGAGCCGTTGAGGCGCATGGTGGCGCGGCGCCGGCGGGGACCCGAGCGGAGGAAGCCGGCGGGGTGGGCGCGAGACCGAGAGCGGGCGCGCCGTCCAGCCGGAAGCGCCACCCGGAGCGCCCGAGGGGCGCCGgccgcagggggcggggggccgggccgCCCTCCCGCTCCCCGCCGGCCCGGGCTTCCTCCCCCGACCTCCGGACCCCGCGGGTCCCGGGCGCGCGGAGAGCCTGTGGCGCCGAGCGGAGCGCACGCACGGCCGCCCCGGCGCGCTCACTCCCTCGCCTGCGCTCGCCTCCCGCGCGCTCTCCGCGCACACCGCCCCGCCGCGCCCGCGCCCTCCCGGGCTCCGCGCCTCGGCTCGGCGGGCGACGGCGCGGCGCgcccggcggcggcgggggggcggggcgggggtgggggtgggggcgggggcggccccggcctcggccccgccccgccccgcccgagTGCCGCTCCCGCCCGGCTCccggggggccggggaggggacaGCGGTTCTCTCCAGGCACCTCTCCCGGGGCACGCCCCTCCTTCCCCGCCTTCCCAACCTCTcggccccccacccgcccccaggGAGGGAACTGCCCCTGGTCCGTTCGTAGCTGGttcagggaggggtgagggaggtaAGCCCCGTTGGCGCGGCTGGGGCGCTGCCCTTCCCTCGTGGGCGCCCAGGCGGCCTCCAGCACAGCTGGGTGGGAGTGGTgagtgaggggggcagagagcaCCCTCCCCCTGCCGGCTGGGTTCCTGCACCTGGcacccgggggcgggggcgggtgggcaccccccccccccccccttatggCCGCCTGGATTTGATCATCACAGTCGTGGTCCCGGCCCAGGCCCAGGGGGTTGGGAAGGGTGGCCCTGGGGGTCACAGTCAAGGCCTGGCCTTGTCCGTGTGTGGACCCCGCTGTGCTAATAGGAACCCTGCTCGTAGGCCTAGGGGCTTGAAGGAAGGGAGCGAGACTAAGAAGCTCACCCAGACCCCAGACCCTGGCCCACACCTGCCCACGGCGAGTGCGTTGGGTCTGTGTTTGTTCCTCTGTGAACTGGCTGTGGACCGGGCTGGTCCGCGGAACCTGACGGTCCTCGTCCGGGGTCCAGCACAGAAAAAAACGCGCTTCAAAATGTAGCGTTCAGAGACACCACAAGCGTCTCTTCACGGGAAGCCAGCATAGGAGGCTTAATCGTGGCCCTGCCACGTGGTGCCTGGGCATCGGCTttagcttctctgggcctcaatttgtCATCTGTGACATGGGAATGGCGGTTGCACAGATGCTCCCTGGGGcgtctggggtgggggctgtcaCGCACGCGGGCTTGCGCTGGCCCGCCGTGGACACTCAGCAAACGCCTGCGTGGTGGGAGTTGCTGAGGGTGGTGCGGTGGCTCCGGAGGGTGTGAGGGGCCCAGGCAACAAAGGTTGCAGGAAAACCCTCTGGGTTAGCTGAGCTTGTTCTCTGGAAGACAAGCCCACCGACGAAGTAAACGGGTCTGGGGGTTGGGCAGAAAGGAGGTGATCCCGCCAGGCCATGCTGCCGTGCCGGGGGCTCGCTGCCATCTCGGCACACAGGTAACACGGGCCCTACCATGGCCCTACCGTGCGGTGTGGCCGCCTCTCCCAGGAGCCTCCCAAGGGGAAGGGACCGGCCAGTGACCGCGGGGGCCTGTCCCTTTGCCGGCCAGGAGCCAAAGCTGCTCAGGACGTTGCTGGTGGAGATGCGCCCTGGCCCAGCTGCTTAAGCTCACTGTTTGGTTTTTAAACCCCTGACCTTCGTTAAGCTGGCCTTCTTTTCAAAGATTTCTTTCCGAGCCAGCCTAGGAGCTTAAAAAATCATACAAGTCAACTTAGCACAAACATTAGGACAAGGGATTTGCCTAAAACCGTGGAGGAAATGTCACTTGAAGCCTCGTTCTTTCTACAAAAGAGGGCGGCAGgccctcctggggggggggggggctccctggCGGCCGGCTTGGAGCCACTCTTCTGCGTACTGACAGCCCGGACGCACGGAGGCCGGAACCTTCCAACTGGTTCGGCCCCTTCTCTCTGACTTCCCCTGACGTGAACACTTCCTAAACAGCTGGGACCCTTTAAAGAAAGTGTTGGCAAGGTGCGGGGAGGGCCGATCCTGGGTCCGGCTGTGTCTGTGGGTGACCCGGCCGTGCCCTTGGCGGGTGCCCGGCCCCCAGGCTGACAGGCTGAAGCCTGGTACTTGGCTGGCTTTGGGGGAGCGGGGCCTGTTCCCCTGTCCCCCATGCCCCAGATGCTgcgtgttggggggggggcgggaatcgGCTGTCCCCTGTGCACTGAGGCCCCTGAGCCACCCGCCCCACAGCTGTGGGGGAAGTGGGGGGTACTCACCCATCTCAGGAGTGAAGGTCGTGGTTGGGGAGTAGGAGTGTTTTTCATGGCTACAGGAATTTGGTCCCTGGGGTCACTGGCGCCGTGGGGCCCCTTCTGCTTTGCAggtgtgcctctctctcccctgggcCCCACCCGCCGTCGGACAGCTCTTAGTGGCAAGAGCTGGggctaaattaaaaattaaaaagttggggcgcctgggtggctcagttcggttaagcgtccgacttcagctcaggtcgcgatctcatggtcctgagagttcgagcccccgcgtcgggctctgggctgacggctcagagcctggagcctgtttccgattctgtgtctccctctctctctgcccctcccccgttcatgctctgtctctctctgtctcaaaaataaaataaacgttaaaaaaattattttttaaaaagttaatggcAGGACCGTGTCGGTATATCATGATGTTtcctgcggggggcggggggagaacgTTCCTTTGGAGACACCGAGGAAACGtagtgtgcgtgtgtgagtgttcGCTGTAGATCTTCTCATCCGCGGCGTGGAAATTGCATATGTTCCAGAACATTACAGCATTCCAAGGAAAATTGTAAAAATAGGGCAACACACGTGCAAACGTGAGCGAGGTGTGAGCGCGATCCGGCGGAGGGGCCGGGGAGCCTCCCTCCGCCCGGGTGGCCCGTGTGCTCACGGCACATCCTGGCTGCGGGCGCGTCCCGGCCG is a window encoding:
- the NTSR1 gene encoding LOW QUALITY PROTEIN: neurotensin receptor type 1 (The sequence of the model RefSeq protein was modified relative to this genomic sequence to represent the inferred CDS: inserted 3 bases in 2 codons; deleted 2 bases in 2 codons), producing MRLNGSAPGPRGAPAPNPSAATXSGLEAALLVPGFGNGSGNESERLRAAPSSDLDVNTDIYSKVLVTAVYLALFAVGTVGNSVTAFTLARKKSLQSLQSTVHYHLGSLALSDLLILMLAMPVELYNFIWVHHPWAFGDAGCRGYYFLRDACTYATALNVASLSVERYLAICHPFKAKTLMSRSRTKKFISAIWLASGLLALPMPFTMGQQNRSADGHHPGGLVCTPXVGTATIKVVIQVNTFMSFVFPMVVISVLNTIIANKLTIMVSQASEQGQVCAVGDQHSSFNMSIEPGRVQALRHGVRVLRAVVIAFAVCWLPYHARRLMFCYMSDTQWTPFLYDFYHYFYMLTNALFYISSAINPILYNLVSANFRQAFLSTLACLCPLWGRRRKRPAFSKRTNSVSSNHTFSSNVTRETLY